In Heteronotia binoei isolate CCM8104 ecotype False Entrance Well chromosome 1, APGP_CSIRO_Hbin_v1, whole genome shotgun sequence, the genomic window agatgtcaccccagagtcggaaacaactggtgcttgcacaggggactatctttaccttttttagagaTCCTGCATGTACTCTAGTACACCGAGACATCCAGCATCTTACTTCAAGCGTCGCCCACTGCGCTCCTTCACTTGCTGTAGCGAGCAGGGCTGTATTTTAATCCTGCTGCAGGTGAAGGAAGAATTATAAATTAAAAGACAGGCAAAAGAAGAGGGCAGGGGGCCCAGAGCTTGCAGCCTATCTCTTAGACAGGGGCTCTTCTGTTACAAACTGGAACCTATGGCAGGCTAAGCATAGGAAGGGGTTAAGCATAGGGGGGGAAAAACCTGAGTCAGCTGCCAAGAGGATTTTTTGTGTCTGCCTTTGAAATATCCACCTGATTATCTATTGCGTAACCCCTGTCTCCACGGCCATTGCTTTCCTACCCTGCGCTAGCGCGTGGCGTTTTGAGGCCCAGACTGGGCAAACCTGCTTCTAAAAGCAGCCGTTGTCAGCTGTCCTTCTGGGCATGCACCCAGCAGCTAGCAAGGCAAGGGAATTGGCACAGGCTACGGTAAGCAGCGGCCTGCTGTGGCGGCTTGATGAAGCCCTTGGCTTGCCCCCTTGCTTCCAGCTGCTTCCCGCTGCAAAGACTTGCCTGTGGGTACCCCGACACACCTGCTTCCCCTGGGATTTGTGATGGGTCACCGCTGGCTGCGCCTGGTGTTTGCTCTCGTTGCAGTTGCTACCAACAACATGGGAGGCGACATTCCCGTGACAGAGGCCCCTGGTGCCCGTCGGTGGGCACTGTGTCTGCAGGACGAGAACCCAGAACCACAGGAGATACACCCGGCAGTGTCCAAATTCAGTGCTTGCATGCTGCGTTGCGCCACCCAAGCCATGCTTGGGATAGTCAGCACCAGGCCCAGCACCTCATTGAAGCTCAACGAAGGcaaggaaggtaagggagattattccccaccaccactggtggctgtggggacctGACCGTCCTAGAGGGGTTCCTGGAAGGGAAGTAGCCATTGCAGCTGACTCCCAACCACATAGCCTATTGGAGGGCAGCAGGGAGCAATCCACAACTCCTCCCTCATATGGCCTACACCTCAACTCTCAAGGCATCATGGGCGGTGGTAGGCCCTTGGCttaccaatttggtgtagtggttaagtgtgcggactcttatctgggagaacagggtttgattccacactcctccacttgcagctgctggaatggccttgggtgagccacagctctcacagaccTGTCCTTCAAAGgggagcttctgtcagagctctctcagcctcgcccacctcacagggtgtctgttgtggaggaagaagataaaggagactgtaagctgctctgagactctgattcagcgagaagggcggggtataaatctgcagttttcttcttctgcagtcttccttgaaaGAGGTTGAGATACAGTCTCTTGTCTCACCGTTAACCCACTATGTACTTTGTGGCAAGGAATTTTCTTGGTCGGGGCTGAAAAACAAATGCCTGAGGAATGCTTTTCGAGGCATGAGAGAATTGTGAGATACTCTTGCTGCTCATTCCTAGACCAAAGGCGTTAATGTATCTGTGCTCAACTAGTTCTGGGAGCATGGGCTATTTAGATGTTGCAGCTTCCAGATATATGGTACAGGGAGAATAATATTAACGTGATACTAAAGATGTAATTGTAGAgtcaccagatccaggttggagaaCTCCGGAGGTTAGGAAATGGAGGCTAAGGATGACAGGagcctcagtggggcacaatgccgtaaagtccaccctccaaagcatccatgttctgcAGAGGAAATTATTTCTGCattctggagatgagcagtaattcacgaggatccccaggtcccacctggaggctggcatctctagatgACAAGGGCTGGGGTAGGGGACAGCAAAACAAAAATCCTGAAGGGAACCTGTTTTTTTCTGAGGCccctttttcaatttttctgacagtactaaaaaagaaatactgggggaaaaaaatcttatgaaatattttctctctttgaatgagtgaaatgcttacAAAAAACAAGGCTAATAAGGCTGTAGACATAGCTCTTACATCCAAAATGCACTTCTGCTTCTGGAAGGGTACATGATTTTCTTGAGGCCTGCTGTGCTGGGCTGTTcgatgataaaatggaggcaatgaGAGAACTATACCACagaggaaaggtgggatgaaAATGTGATATAATGGGCAATATTGAGCGAGAAGGACCAATCAATTAATCTAAGCCAGTCTGGTGtcgtgtacagactcttatctgggagaatcgggtttgattcctcactcctccacttgcagctgttggaatggccttgagtcagccatagctgtcataggagttgtccttgaaagggcagtttatgggagagctctctcagccccacctacctcacagagtaactgttgttggggggtggggaggtaaaggagattgtgaccactctgagatttagtgtatagggcgggatataaatccaatgtcgtcttctaaGGCAGCCTCCTGTACTATTTCTGAGGGCCTTATTAATCTGGTAAATCTCTCCTCTTCCTTGACAGGTGAAGATCATGAATTCTGCTGGATGCTGCATCTCCGCTgccagaagggagagaggctcaCCAAGGCCTTCATCCTCCTTAACTTGGAGCAACCTCCAGACGGAGGTCAGCCACCTCCCTACAGGCTGCTCCTCACTGCTCCTCCTTCACTACGCCAGCACCTGCGAGTCCACCATGGCAGCCGTGCCGGGAGGCTGCTTCCAGGAGAAGCCTGCGGCATGCGCTTTGATGTGACTGAGCCCTTCCGTAACGCTGAAGGGGGGCAGGCCGCAGAGATGTGCGTCAGAGCTGTCTGTCCTGCAGACGATACCTGCGGCAGCTTGTCTTTGGCGTTACAGTGCCCACCCTTCCTGGCAACATTGTGGCGCAGCATACCTCGACCTGATGGCTAGGCGACAGAACAGCTGGCCGGGCTTGCTCCATGATGGAGGGAGGCCTAGCaacttttgggagcagatgagggGAAAGGGCACTACTTTGCACGCACAGATTCCGGCTCAACCACCAGTGTATTCGAAGTATTCGAAGAGACTGTAAAACCCTGTGATGGTGGTGGCGTTAGCACTCCTTGTCAAGACTGGGGGAGAGAACCCATGACGGGATGATTATTCTTCCCTGCTCAGCCATTGAGCCATTAATGGTGGGTGGGACGGTGGCGTTACCTCATTTGCTAGAACTGTTACCACCCCATTCTCCcacctttacctgactgaatcgTGGTGCCCAGCTCCCTATGTCATTCCCCTCTCAGTCCATTCCTTTGTTTCCATTAGGCCTTTTCTTGATTAATTCTTGGAAGACTACTGTTACTGATAAGGCCTGAACTAAATATTATCCCCAGTCACATGAAGTGGAAGGGGGGAAAGCTTTGTAATGCAGCCAAATCTCCTACTGTGTGAGGCTTTTAGAATAAATAAGCCAAGCTACTAGAGCAGTATTCTCTGCATCACTTTTGGCATATAGAACACAGGCTACCCAGTGTTTTAGACTTGCACCTTACTCAGGATAGTCGCACCGCTACACGGAGTTATTCAAGAAAATAAATAAGATTGTCTGATTAACATAGAAAAGTACCAAAAGTATTACATGTTCTTGGCACTCCATTCCAACTTGCTAACCAATATAAAGCAGTACAGAAATTAAACAGAATGAGATGTAGATTTAGGTGAGGACTTCCAAATAACCCTGAGTAAACCGAGcaattagatttgagtccagtagcaccttagagaccaataagaatTTCAGGATGAGCAAAACAGAGTAACTTTAAACaagaaaaataaacattttatagggttgtcagcctccaggtggggcctggagatctgcttttacaactaatctccaactggcagagatcagctcccctggagaaaatggctgctttgaagggtggactctatggcattgtaccatgctaaggcccctctccccaaaccccaccttctcctggatccatctccaggtattttctagcacagacctgacaaccctattcaaGAAGCTGAAAAGTGGGCATAAAATAAAGTTCTGATTTAGATGTAGGTGAACAAAACCAACTCCACAACATGCATTGTTATTGATCTATGTTATTGATTTTGCCTAGCTTCAAAGCAAGGGTTGTTCCCAGGGGGGACAGGTTCCAATGAGAGCACCGTTAATAGCTTCGTTCAGATACTTGGGCAATTAATAGTCtttaacaacagcagcaacaggcGCCAATGGCAGCATCTCAAAATGCATCCTGCAAATTATACCTCAATGTAAAAAGTAATGAGGTGTAGCTCGCAAAGAAATTCATGGTGTGGTACGTATTTCAGTGTCCCTCCAGTAGCCATGTACTTCTTAATAGTTACACAATCAACAGAAATCCTATAGGTGTTGCCTTCCATATTGCTGCATCTAAATAGATGTGTGTCAATACACATAGGAGTGTGTATATAATtaatcactgtgtgtgtgtgtgtatatatatttagttTTTTTAGATACTACTTAAAAATTCAGGATATTTTGCTGAACCCTCTTAGCCAGGACATATGCCAGACTCTGTATATCCCTGGGAAAAATCAGTACAATGCGCAACGTAGAATTCATTTAGGATACCAGCTTATTTTGGTGGAGTCTCCTGTAGCCACAAATCCATGTCAGAGGCTAAGATGTAAGCACTGGTTTTGTTGTTTGCATGACAGCTGCTAAAACAACAGGAGGTATGGGTCAGGATAGCAATGTATACTGAGCTTAATGGGCAAGTAGTGTAGGGATGGACTACAACCTCACCTTATGCCTGTATCTTCCTCACCTGTtagttttgtgtttttttgtttctaGTGATATGAACAGATACTTCTCATTGATGCATATTTGAATAAGACTTTATTTATGCCTCTGTATTTAAGAGTATCAAGTCTCAACTAAGAATCTCTAGTTCACATTTCAGTTTAACAATCAATATCCTGGTGTGTAAAGTTGTCTGtgttaagtgccgtcaagtcacttgCTACTTAAGTGACCCTATGTGTTGTGTCTtccatttcagtcctgaaattacaacacagcggacactacggaggtgaccagtggaagtccactggtccccggatgtagctccgcaaatacgctccgccaatcaagatctgcggcgggaagtttaactggccaggattggacctggccagactgagggttgttccggggtatgtatataatcgggacccggcccgcgttgccttgctttgtgatgtactgctaataaagcatgttgccttcaacacgtctcatcactcagtacattacagtggcgacgaaggtgggattctagccaggtaactccccaagcgggacttcgctgacctggacggagatgaggaaggcacgcaTTTGAGGGAGACGGAAGCGCCCGCCGCTGCCGCCacggctaacccaagtgggacgacgggccaccttgcagagttcgaccccgccaaccccgataggtgggagacctacacggagcagggcaactgctacctacgagctAACATGATCACAGATGACAGCTGTAAGAGAGACGTGcccctgagtgtctgcggggaggccacattctagatcgcaaagggtctcttggcccccgcgaagatcacggagaaaacgtacaaggagatagtcagactcctgaccgggcacttcttgccccagccttccatcatcgcttgccgattcctcttccacaagagggatcaaggggcgggagagacagccgccatctacctggccgccctccaccAAATCGCaggaaactgcagcttcgacaagctggaggaagccctgagggatcgctttgtctggggcctccgagacaaaagactgcagcaaaagctcttcgaaaaggaagagctcaccctccaacttgccttcaatgaagccactgcgttcaagagagcaaccaaagcttacaacaacctgcgagtggaagccgtccaccaggaggagatggcaccgggcaaaccagaggaagaggaggcaaaccagctacatCGCCAATCaggaatggggctgagagtgccCACGCAGCCATGAGTGACAGAggccagccaacaccaagtgcccCGGGactgctcctccatctccataatttcggaggagtctctaagaaaactttgtccccgtggCCGGCCCCGGCTGCAACCGGAGGACTTCacactgcgggacttccaaaaaaaccctgtacaaattttgggttgggccactgtaagggtagagtttaagaactttaagggcaagctggacattctcgtggtcaaacgccagctcaccacattactggggatGGCCTGGTTTCGatcgctgggtattcaaatagtgggggtgcagcagatgtgaacgcggtccagctccgcttctatttttggtttaagagtggacggaactcacctggccttcagccttatcggtctcacggggggatcgaggggtaaggtgatgggagtccccttgtagcaccccagggacccatcaaacacttccgggaattcctggcacacgtgctcgaaattttgcgttcACATCTGCttcacccccactatttgaatacccagcagtcgaaaccaggccagccctggcacatagctatgtatggtggccgggaatggatgaggggagagaagggtgggttcgaaggttccaaccctgccaagagttctgacctgatccgcccagtgcccctgtccaccgctgggagttgaacaggaggccgtggtcccggttacacctagactttgcggggccataccagggccaaatattctttcttTTAGTCGATGCagacaccaagtggttggaagtgattcctgtagcttcaacctccaccgcggtggtggtcagagccttgcgaagggtcttttgcactcatgggattcccgagaccctcgtcacggacaatgggactgctttcacctcccgggaattccagcaGTTCTTGAattggtacctcatccagcacattcggtccgcccctttccatccagccaccaatggccaagcagagcgcatggtgcgcaccactaaagaggccctgggtcgcattgtacagggagattgggatcaccgcctagcagccttcctatttgataacagaatcactcccaaccccgtcaccaggttaagccctgccgagttactaatggggaggaagttgatcatgaGGCTacacaggttgcatcctgaccgggctacggacctccgcagttcccccgaaaccagggacgccgctaggggattctttccaggggatccagtatatgcaaagaactttgcaagcgggccggagtggttagccacccgggtgctgcgggtccCTGGGTCCTGCTCCTATGAGGTCTCGTTGGAGGGGGGCCAGaacctaaggaggcatattgaccagctgcgccgtcgcacattgccggaagaaccaacagcaatcgggggagtactaacagcaacacccccggaagctgcccagcTTATGCTGGCCGCACCGACTATGTgggtggaagagcaccacagcagagggagcaccccccccccagagaggagattccggaacagcaacaggcAACAGATAGCCCTTTTCTGGCGTCACCCCACTACGAGGAACCAGCCACCCTGCCAGCCAaggcggccgctccaactctccaaataaccccgaggaggtcgacccgggaacgcagggcgccagcctacttgaaagacttcatgtcttgaactgggggggggggggggggagtgttgtgtcttgcatttcagttccGAAATTAAAACACAGTGGATgatacggaggtgaccagtggaagtccactggtccccggatgtagctccgccaatcaagatctgtggcaggaagtttaactggccaggattggacctggccagactgagggttgttctggagtatgtatataattgggacccggcccacgttgccttgccttgtgatgtactctgtaataaagtatgttgccttcaacaagtCTCGTCACTCAATACATTACACTATgtcttccaaaacatcctattaacagccttgttcaggtacTGTAAACTGAGAGCCGTGGTTTCATCTATCGAATCAATACAGCTTatgttgggtcttcttcttttcttgctgccttcaatttttcctagcattCTCATGATGTGAGCAAAGTGTGATAGCCTagtttagccattttagcttctagggggaATTCAAGCTTGACTGGATCTAGAATCCACTTATCTGTCTTGTTGGCAGTCCATGGTACCatggtccatggtatccataaaactctctttCACCAACACTtaaaatgaatcaactttctgtCAGCtatcattgtccaactttcacatctaTACATAGTAAAGAGGAATAAAGCTTAGTCTAATTGTCTCTTTTGTGTCGTGATTAACAGCGCAGattccaatctggagaactgggtctgattccccactccttttccacatgcagccacCTTCAGTCAGtctcaagttctctcagagctctctcagccccacctacttcacagggtgtctgttgtgggaagaggaaggaaagattataagatgctctgagactccgagtgaagggtggggtatataaatccaatctcttctcctaaACTGGAAAACTATGACCAGTCCATTAATTTACATCAGTCAGGACAAAAGTCAAAGTCAACATCAAGGTGCTATTTGTAATCAAATACAATCATAAATATGTAGCAACATCATATATTTTAATC contains:
- the LOC132588097 gene encoding uncharacterized protein LOC132588097 — protein: MGHRWLRLVFALVAVATNNMGGDIPVTEAPGARRWALCLQDENPEPQEIHPAVSKFSACMLRCATQAMLGIVSTRPSTSLKLNEGKEGEDHEFCWMLHLRCQKGERLTKAFILLNLEQPPDGGQPPPYRLLLTAPPSLRQHLRVHHGSRAGRLLPGEACGMRFDVTEPFRNAEGGQAAEMCVRAVCPADDTCGSLSLALQCPPFLATLWRSIPRPDG